One segment of Streptomyces sp. TG1A-8 DNA contains the following:
- a CDS encoding L-rhamnose mutarotase codes for MQRVCFLLKVRAERLDEYRERHTAVWPEMLDALRATGWRNYSLFLREDGLLVGYLETEDFAAARAGMEATGVNARWQAEMAPFFESPDGARPDEAMKPLAEVFHLA; via the coding sequence ATGCAACGCGTGTGCTTCCTGCTGAAGGTCCGGGCGGAGCGCCTGGACGAGTACCGCGAGCGGCACACGGCCGTCTGGCCGGAGATGCTCGACGCCCTGCGGGCGACCGGCTGGCGCAACTACTCACTGTTCCTGCGCGAGGACGGCCTGCTCGTCGGCTACCTGGAGACCGAGGACTTCGCCGCGGCCCGGGCCGGCATGGAAGCCACCGGTGTCAACGCCCGCTGGCAGGCGGAGATGGCGCCGTTCTTCGAGTCACCGGACGGCGCCCGGCCCGACGAGGCCATGAAACCGCTCGCCGAGGTCTTCCACCTGGCCTGA
- a CDS encoding sugar ABC transporter ATP-binding protein, producing the protein MTHPPDTGPTPVLALTGVSKSFGAVRALRDVSLELLPGEVHALAGENGAGKSTLIKTLAGVHRPDTGQVLLDGEPVVFDGPGAARDAGIAVIYQEPTLFPDLSIAENIFMGRQPRRTLGRIDHKATRAATTALMKRLGVDLDPDRPARGLSIADQQIVEIAKALSFDARVLIMDEPTAALTGSEVARLFGVVRTLRDQGAAVLFISHRLEEIFQICRRVTTLRDGAWIASEPLDGMTEDDLVRRMVGRDLDELYPKQDVRPGDVALSVRRLTREGVFTDVSFEVRRGEIVGLAGLVGAGRTEVARAVFGVDRWDAGEVEVDGRGLTRGAPSTAMAAGLALVPEDRRAQGLVMDMSIERNIGLTGLRTTVRAGLVDRGAERSRSLDWAVRLQVKYARIADAVATLSGGNQQKVVLAKWLATGPKVLIVDEPTRGIDVGTKAEVHRLLSELAADGVAVLMISSDLPEILGMADRVLVMHEGRITAEIPREAATEETVMAAATGRAAA; encoded by the coding sequence ATGACCCACCCGCCCGACACGGGACCCACCCCGGTGCTGGCGCTGACGGGCGTCTCCAAGTCGTTCGGCGCCGTGCGCGCCCTGCGGGACGTCTCCCTGGAGCTGCTGCCTGGCGAGGTGCACGCCCTCGCGGGCGAGAACGGCGCGGGCAAGTCGACCCTGATCAAGACCCTCGCCGGGGTCCACCGGCCGGACACCGGGCAGGTGCTGCTCGACGGCGAGCCCGTCGTCTTCGACGGCCCGGGCGCCGCGCGCGACGCCGGCATCGCCGTCATCTACCAGGAGCCCACCCTCTTCCCCGACCTGTCGATCGCCGAGAACATCTTCATGGGCCGCCAGCCCCGCCGGACTCTGGGCCGGATCGACCACAAGGCCACCCGCGCGGCCACGACCGCCCTGATGAAGCGGCTCGGCGTCGACCTCGACCCCGACCGGCCCGCCCGCGGGCTGTCCATCGCCGACCAGCAGATCGTGGAGATCGCCAAGGCGCTCTCCTTCGACGCCCGCGTCCTGATCATGGACGAACCCACGGCCGCCCTGACCGGGAGCGAGGTCGCCCGGCTCTTCGGCGTGGTGCGCACCCTGCGCGACCAGGGGGCCGCGGTGCTGTTCATCTCCCACCGCCTGGAGGAGATCTTCCAGATCTGCCGGCGGGTGACCACCCTGCGGGACGGCGCCTGGATCGCCTCCGAACCCCTCGACGGCATGACCGAGGACGACCTGGTCCGCCGGATGGTCGGCCGCGACCTGGACGAGCTGTACCCCAAGCAGGACGTCCGCCCCGGCGACGTCGCCCTGAGCGTGCGGCGGCTGACCCGCGAAGGGGTGTTCACCGACGTCTCCTTCGAGGTGCGCCGCGGTGAGATCGTCGGTCTCGCCGGACTCGTCGGCGCCGGCCGCACCGAGGTGGCCCGGGCCGTCTTCGGCGTCGACCGGTGGGACGCCGGCGAGGTCGAGGTCGACGGACGCGGGCTCACCAGGGGCGCGCCCTCCACCGCGATGGCCGCCGGACTCGCCCTCGTCCCGGAGGACCGGCGCGCCCAGGGCCTGGTGATGGACATGTCCATCGAGCGGAACATCGGCCTGACCGGCCTGCGCACCACCGTGCGGGCGGGCCTGGTGGACCGGGGCGCCGAACGCAGCCGCTCCCTGGACTGGGCGGTGCGGCTGCAGGTGAAGTACGCCCGGATCGCCGACGCCGTCGCCACCCTGTCCGGCGGCAACCAGCAGAAGGTCGTCCTCGCCAAGTGGCTCGCCACCGGCCCGAAGGTGCTGATCGTGGACGAGCCGACCCGCGGCATCGACGTCGGCACCAAGGCCGAGGTGCACCGCCTGCTCAGCGAACTGGCCGCCGACGGGGTCGCCGTCCTGATGATCTCCTCCGACCTGCCGGAGATCCTCGGCATGGCCGACCGCGTGCTCGTCATGCACGAGGGCCGCATCACCGCCGAGATCCCGCGCGAGGCGGCCACCGAGGAGACGGTGATGGCCGCCGCCACCGGGAGGGCCGCCGCATGA
- a CDS encoding cytochrome P450: MAETTGTGLPKGFRGAEQGWPELRRIPHPPHRVPLLGDVLGADRHRPLQDSMRLARRLGPIFRRRAFGNEFVFLWGARLVADLADETRFAKHVGLGVANLRPVAGDGLFTAYDHEPNWQLAHDVLAPGFSREAMEGYHGTMLAVAARLTGRWDRELAAGRTVDVPGDMTKLTLETIARTGFGHDFGSFERDRPHPFVTAMVGTLTHAQRLNSVPVPLVPLLLRGAARRNAADIARLDRTVDELVAARRRSGGGDGDLLDRMLRTAHPRTGERLSAENVRRQVITFLVAGHETTSGALSFALYHLARHPGIAARARAEVDRVWGGTPEPGYDQVARLRYVRRVLDESLRLWPTAPAFAREARQDTVLAGEHPMRRGAWALVLTPMLHRDPQVWGEDAERFDPDRFEARAVRARPPHTFKPFGTGARACIGRQFALHEATLVLGLLLRRYELRIDPAYRLRVTERLTLMPEGLRLRLERRPVPATAPSAAVAAADDGAGSAARRPVHGAGD, from the coding sequence ATGGCGGAGACGACGGGGACCGGGTTGCCCAAGGGGTTCCGGGGCGCCGAGCAGGGCTGGCCCGAACTGCGGCGCATCCCGCACCCGCCGCACCGGGTGCCGCTGCTCGGCGACGTGCTCGGTGCCGACCGGCACCGGCCGCTGCAGGACTCCATGCGCCTCGCGCGCCGGCTCGGCCCCATCTTCCGGCGCCGGGCCTTCGGCAACGAGTTCGTGTTCCTGTGGGGTGCCCGGCTGGTCGCCGACCTCGCCGACGAGACGCGGTTCGCCAAGCACGTGGGCCTCGGGGTGGCCAACCTCCGTCCGGTCGCCGGGGACGGCCTGTTCACGGCGTACGACCACGAGCCCAACTGGCAGTTGGCGCACGACGTCCTCGCGCCCGGTTTCAGCCGGGAGGCCATGGAGGGCTACCACGGGACGATGCTGGCGGTCGCCGCGCGGCTGACCGGCCGCTGGGACCGGGAGCTGGCCGCCGGGCGGACGGTGGACGTACCCGGGGACATGACCAAGCTGACGCTGGAGACGATCGCGCGGACCGGGTTCGGGCACGACTTCGGCTCGTTCGAACGGGACCGGCCGCACCCCTTCGTCACCGCGATGGTGGGCACCCTCACCCACGCGCAGCGGCTGAACAGCGTACCCGTGCCGCTGGTGCCGCTGCTGCTGCGCGGCGCCGCCCGCCGCAACGCGGCCGACATCGCCCGCCTCGACCGCACGGTCGACGAACTGGTCGCCGCCCGGCGCCGCTCCGGCGGCGGGGACGGCGACCTGCTGGACCGCATGCTCCGCACGGCCCACCCCCGGACCGGGGAGCGGCTGTCGGCGGAGAACGTCCGCAGGCAGGTGATCACGTTCCTGGTGGCGGGCCACGAGACCACCTCGGGCGCGCTCTCCTTCGCCCTGTACCACCTCGCCCGGCACCCCGGGATCGCCGCCAGGGCCCGCGCCGAGGTGGACCGGGTCTGGGGCGGCACCCCGGAGCCCGGCTACGACCAGGTCGCCAGGCTGCGCTACGTCCGCCGGGTGCTGGACGAGTCGCTGCGGCTGTGGCCGACCGCGCCCGCCTTCGCCCGGGAGGCCCGGCAGGACACCGTGCTGGCCGGCGAGCACCCGATGCGGCGCGGCGCCTGGGCGCTGGTGCTGACGCCGATGCTGCACCGGGATCCGCAGGTGTGGGGCGAGGACGCCGAACGGTTCGACCCCGACCGGTTCGAGGCCCGGGCCGTACGGGCCCGCCCCCCGCACACCTTCAAGCCGTTCGGGACCGGCGCGCGGGCCTGCATCGGCCGCCAGTTCGCGCTGCACGAGGCGACGCTGGTCCTCGGCCTGCTGCTGCGCCGCTACGAGCTGCGGATCGACCCGGCCTACCGGCTGCGGGTCACCGAGCGGCTGACACTGATGCCGGAGGGACTGCGCCTGCGCCTGGAACGGCGCCCGGTGCCCGCGACCGCGCCCAGCGCGGCGGTCGCGGCAGCGGACGACGGCGCCGGATCAGCCGCGCGCCGCCCAGTGCACGGGGCGGGTGACTGA
- a CDS encoding ABC transporter permease — protein MPESLTRAIRWDTVVGALLIVLLLLSFGCVDGFGNALNLSFLIGNTLPIALIALPMTLLVVAGEIDLSVASTAGLSGAVMGKLWNEGMTIETIIPLCLLLGVVCGLVNGLLVTRLGLPSLAVTIGTLAAYRGIAQIVLGSDAVTDFPGRYLDFAAGRLGGTFLPQAFLPFLVLLAIAVVVLHATPFGRSLFAVGASEEAARFAGIRVRRTKLLLFVATGLMSALTGVFWALHYASARYDNATGLELSVVAAVLLGGIDFDGGRGTLGGAIAGVFLLGVLQNVMSLLNVSAQSQIVVTGVLLVVSVLGPRVARQISVARGRRAVTSTPTP, from the coding sequence GTGCCTGAGTCGTTGACGCGCGCCATCCGCTGGGACACGGTCGTCGGCGCCCTCCTGATCGTCCTGCTGCTGCTGTCGTTCGGATGCGTGGACGGCTTCGGCAACGCCCTCAACCTGTCCTTCCTGATCGGCAACACGCTTCCGATCGCGCTCATCGCCCTGCCGATGACCCTGCTGGTGGTCGCCGGCGAGATCGACCTGTCGGTCGCCTCCACCGCCGGGCTGTCCGGGGCGGTGATGGGCAAGCTGTGGAACGAGGGCATGACCATCGAGACGATCATCCCGCTGTGCCTGCTGCTCGGCGTGGTCTGCGGGCTGGTCAACGGCCTGCTCGTCACCCGGCTCGGGCTGCCCTCCCTCGCCGTCACCATCGGCACCCTCGCCGCCTACCGGGGCATCGCGCAGATCGTGCTCGGCTCGGACGCGGTGACCGACTTCCCCGGCCGGTACCTCGACTTCGCCGCCGGCCGGCTCGGTGGCACCTTCCTGCCGCAGGCCTTCCTGCCCTTCCTGGTCCTGCTCGCGATCGCCGTCGTCGTCCTGCACGCCACCCCGTTCGGCCGCTCGCTGTTCGCGGTCGGCGCCAGCGAGGAGGCCGCGCGGTTCGCCGGGATCCGGGTGCGTCGGACCAAGCTCCTGCTCTTCGTGGCCACCGGCCTCATGTCCGCGCTCACCGGTGTCTTCTGGGCCCTGCACTACGCCAGCGCCCGGTACGACAACGCCACGGGCCTCGAACTGTCCGTCGTCGCCGCCGTGCTGCTCGGCGGCATCGACTTCGACGGCGGCAGGGGCACGCTCGGCGGCGCGATCGCCGGTGTGTTCCTGCTGGGCGTGCTGCAGAACGTGATGAGCCTGCTCAACGTCTCCGCCCAGTCGCAGATCGTCGTCACCGGCGTGCTGCTCGTGGTGTCCGTGCTCGGCCCCCGGGTCGCACGCCAGATCTCCGTCGCGAGGGGCCGCAGGGCCGTCACCTCGACACCGACGCCGTGA
- a CDS encoding ABC transporter permease: protein MTVTAPDHAPPADVSATSGTRLVDRVFKMRELAILVVFLAMIAVTQAGNSEFLSEQGVKDLLLNATILVLVATGQSLVVVTRNVDLSVGSTLGISAFAAGTYLRGGGDTVVALLLAVLLGVGFGLLNGLLVSLGQVPALVVTLGTLYIIRGIDSIWVGSRQITAADLPGGFVDFGSKGLAAVPWLALIALVVLVATAYYLKHFSSGRELYALGSNPEAARLAGIPVRKRILTAYTFCGALAGLAGALYLARFGNVDSGTGNGYELTVVSAVVVGGIAFTGGSGSVYGAALGALLLTSVNSVLPALGVSSVWVLAINGVLLLLAIAVDRIVALRVATALKKKSARRKTALTKENAGA from the coding sequence ATGACGGTGACCGCACCCGATCACGCCCCGCCCGCCGACGTGTCCGCGACCAGCGGCACCCGGCTGGTGGACCGTGTCTTCAAGATGCGCGAACTCGCCATCCTCGTCGTGTTCCTCGCGATGATCGCCGTCACCCAGGCCGGCAACAGCGAGTTCCTGTCCGAGCAGGGCGTCAAGGACCTGCTCCTCAACGCCACCATCCTGGTGCTGGTCGCCACCGGCCAGTCCCTGGTCGTCGTCACCCGCAACGTCGACCTGTCGGTCGGCTCCACCCTCGGCATCAGCGCCTTCGCCGCCGGCACCTACCTGCGCGGCGGGGGCGACACGGTCGTCGCGCTGCTCCTCGCGGTCCTGCTCGGCGTCGGCTTCGGCCTCCTCAACGGCCTGCTCGTCAGCCTCGGCCAGGTGCCCGCGCTCGTCGTCACCCTCGGCACCCTGTACATCATCCGGGGCATCGACTCCATCTGGGTCGGCTCCCGGCAGATCACCGCGGCCGACCTGCCCGGCGGCTTCGTCGACTTCGGCTCCAAGGGCCTGGCGGCGGTCCCCTGGCTCGCCCTGATCGCGCTCGTCGTCCTGGTCGCCACCGCCTACTACCTCAAGCACTTCAGCAGCGGGCGGGAGCTGTACGCCCTCGGCTCCAACCCGGAGGCCGCCCGCCTCGCCGGCATCCCCGTGCGCAAGCGGATCCTGACCGCCTACACCTTCTGCGGCGCCCTCGCCGGGCTCGCCGGCGCGCTGTACCTGGCCCGCTTCGGCAACGTCGACTCCGGCACCGGCAACGGCTACGAACTCACCGTCGTCAGCGCGGTCGTGGTCGGCGGCATCGCCTTCACCGGCGGCTCCGGCAGCGTCTACGGCGCGGCCCTCGGCGCCCTGCTGCTCACCTCCGTCAACAGCGTGCTGCCCGCGCTCGGCGTCAGCTCCGTATGGGTCCTCGCCATCAACGGCGTCCTGCTGCTGCTCGCCATCGCCGTCGACCGGATCGTCGCACTGCGGGTGGCCACCGCCCTGAAGAAGAAGTCGGCGCGCCGCAAGACCGCCCTGACCAAGGAGAACGCCGGTGCCTGA
- the rhaI gene encoding L-rhamnose isomerase has product MTDLAAVKAALKTQAVETPSWAYGNSGTRFKVFAQAGVPRSPWEKLQDAAKVHEFTGVAPTVALHIPWDAVDDYAALAEYAGERGIGLGAVNSNTFQDDDYKLGSICHPDAGVRRKAVDHLLRCVDIMDATGSRDLKLWFADGTNYPGQDDVRTRQDRLAQGLTEVYARLGDDQRMLLEYKLFEPAFYTTDVPDWGTAYAHCLKLGPKAQVVVDTGHHAPGTNIEFIVATLLREGRLGGFDFNSRFYADDDLMVGAADPFQLFRIMYEVVRGGGFTSEVAFMLDQCHNIEAKIPAIIRSVMNVQEATAKALLVDRAALAAAQASGDVLGANGVLMDAYNTDVRPLLREVREEMGLDPDPMAAYARCGWAERIVAERVGGEQSGWGA; this is encoded by the coding sequence GTGACCGACCTCGCCGCGGTGAAGGCCGCGCTCAAGACCCAGGCCGTCGAGACGCCGTCGTGGGCGTACGGGAACTCCGGGACGCGCTTCAAGGTGTTCGCGCAGGCCGGTGTGCCGCGCTCGCCCTGGGAGAAGCTCCAGGACGCCGCGAAGGTGCACGAGTTCACGGGCGTGGCGCCCACGGTCGCCCTGCACATCCCGTGGGACGCGGTGGACGACTACGCCGCGCTCGCCGAGTACGCCGGGGAACGCGGCATCGGGCTGGGCGCCGTCAACTCCAACACCTTCCAGGACGACGACTACAAGCTGGGCAGCATCTGCCATCCGGACGCGGGGGTGCGCCGCAAGGCCGTCGACCACCTGCTGCGGTGCGTCGACATCATGGACGCGACCGGCTCCCGGGACCTGAAGCTGTGGTTCGCGGACGGGACCAACTACCCCGGCCAGGACGACGTGCGCACACGCCAGGACCGGCTGGCGCAGGGGCTGACCGAGGTGTACGCGCGGCTCGGCGACGACCAGCGCATGCTGCTGGAGTACAAGCTCTTCGAACCGGCCTTCTACACGACGGACGTTCCCGACTGGGGAACGGCGTACGCGCACTGCCTCAAGCTCGGGCCGAAGGCGCAGGTCGTGGTCGACACCGGGCACCACGCGCCGGGGACCAACATCGAGTTCATCGTGGCGACGCTGCTGCGGGAGGGCCGGCTCGGCGGGTTCGACTTCAACTCGCGCTTCTACGCCGACGACGACCTGATGGTCGGCGCCGCGGACCCGTTCCAGCTGTTCCGCATCATGTACGAGGTCGTCCGGGGCGGGGGGTTCACGTCCGAGGTCGCGTTCATGCTCGACCAGTGCCACAACATCGAGGCGAAGATCCCGGCGATCATCCGCTCCGTGATGAACGTCCAGGAGGCCACGGCCAAGGCCCTGCTGGTGGACCGGGCGGCGCTGGCCGCCGCGCAGGCCTCGGGGGACGTGCTGGGCGCCAACGGCGTGCTGATGGACGCCTACAACACGGACGTGCGGCCGCTGCTGCGGGAGGTCCGCGAGGAGATGGGGCTGGACCCCGACCCCATGGCCGCGTACGCGCGGTGCGGCTGGGCCGAGCGGATCGTCGCCGAGCGGGTCGGCGGGGAGCAGTCGGGGTGGGGCGCCTGA
- the rhaS gene encoding rhamnose ABC transporter substrate-binding protein, with protein sequence MRTSSVRRAGVALAAVTTLALAATACGGTTKHDVKDDGGSAASAGKADPNAATKKGLTVGFLPKQVNNPYFTTADKGGQKALTELGSSYKEVGPSSATDTSGQVSYVNTLTQQQVDAMAVSAQDPGALCTALKQAMSGGIKVVTYDSDTNPGCRNVFVSQAGAEDLGRTEVQLLAQQIGYKGEIAILSAAQTATNQNTWIGYMKDELKDPKYKDVKLVKIAYGNDDAQQSFQQTQGLLQEHPNLKGIISPTTVGIKAAAQYLSGSKYKGKVKLTGLGTPNDMRKYVKNGTVDAFELWDPAKLGALAARTAVALASGQITGKEGETFKAGSTTYTLGKNGVVDLGKPTVFDAKNIDRFNF encoded by the coding sequence ATGCGCACGTCCTCCGTCCGCCGCGCCGGCGTCGCCCTCGCCGCCGTCACCACCCTCGCCCTCGCCGCCACCGCCTGCGGCGGCACCACCAAGCACGACGTCAAGGACGACGGCGGATCGGCCGCCTCCGCCGGCAAGGCCGACCCGAACGCCGCCACCAAGAAGGGCCTGACCGTCGGCTTCCTGCCCAAGCAGGTCAACAACCCCTACTTCACCACCGCCGACAAGGGCGGCCAGAAGGCCCTCACCGAACTGGGCTCGTCCTACAAGGAGGTGGGACCCTCCAGCGCCACCGACACCTCCGGACAGGTCAGTTACGTCAACACGCTCACCCAGCAGCAGGTCGACGCCATGGCCGTCTCCGCGCAGGACCCGGGAGCCCTGTGCACCGCCCTCAAGCAGGCCATGAGCGGCGGCATCAAGGTCGTCACCTACGACTCCGACACCAACCCCGGCTGCCGCAACGTCTTCGTCTCGCAGGCCGGCGCGGAGGACCTGGGCCGTACCGAGGTGCAGCTGCTCGCGCAGCAGATCGGCTACAAGGGCGAGATCGCGATCCTGTCGGCCGCGCAGACCGCGACCAACCAGAACACCTGGATCGGCTACATGAAGGACGAGCTGAAGGACCCCAAGTACAAGGACGTCAAGCTCGTCAAAATCGCCTACGGCAACGACGACGCCCAGCAGTCCTTCCAGCAGACCCAGGGCCTGCTGCAGGAGCACCCGAACCTGAAGGGCATCATCTCCCCGACCACCGTCGGCATCAAGGCCGCCGCCCAGTACCTGTCCGGCTCCAAGTACAAGGGCAAGGTGAAGCTGACCGGCCTCGGCACCCCCAACGACATGCGCAAGTACGTCAAGAACGGCACCGTCGACGCCTTCGAGCTGTGGGACCCGGCCAAGCTCGGCGCCCTCGCCGCCCGCACCGCCGTGGCCCTGGCGTCCGGGCAGATCACCGGCAAGGAGGGCGAGACCTTCAAGGCCGGCTCCACCACGTACACCCTCGGCAAGAACGGCGTGGTCGACCTGGGCAAGCCGACCGTGTTCGACGCGAAGAACATCGACCGGTTCAACTTCTAG
- a CDS encoding TetR/AcrR family transcriptional regulator: MAANQGERARRRLGTEERREQLLSVGARLFSESPYDDVRIERVAGLAGVSRGLLYHYFPTKRDFFAAVVERESGRMLRMTAAVPGMPVREQLAAGLDTYLAYVRAHAHGFRAFHRADAAGDQAVRRAYRCALAAQERQILAALAADPEFGPGFGTAPHVRLAVRGWLAFTTAVCLEWLREDELTGEQVRDLCARALLGVLA, from the coding sequence ATGGCCGCGAACCAGGGGGAGCGCGCCCGGCGCAGACTCGGCACCGAGGAGCGCCGTGAACAGCTTCTGTCGGTCGGGGCCCGATTGTTCTCGGAGAGCCCCTACGACGACGTGCGCATCGAGCGGGTCGCCGGGCTCGCCGGGGTCTCCCGGGGGCTGCTGTACCACTACTTCCCGACGAAGCGGGACTTCTTCGCCGCGGTCGTGGAGCGCGAGAGCGGGCGGATGCTGCGCATGACCGCGGCGGTGCCCGGGATGCCGGTGCGCGAACAACTCGCGGCCGGCCTCGACACCTACCTCGCCTACGTCCGGGCCCACGCGCACGGCTTCCGCGCCTTCCACCGCGCCGACGCGGCGGGCGACCAGGCCGTGCGCCGCGCCTACCGGTGCGCCCTGGCCGCCCAGGAGCGGCAGATCCTCGCCGCGCTGGCGGCCGACCCCGAGTTCGGCCCCGGCTTCGGGACCGCCCCGCACGTCCGGCTGGCCGTGCGCGGCTGGCTCGCCTTCACCACGGCCGTCTGCCTGGAGTGGCTGCGCGAGGACGAGCTGACCGGGGAACAGGTGCGCGACCTGTGTGCGCGCGCCCTGCTGGGCGTCCTCGCGTAG
- a CDS encoding LacI family DNA-binding transcriptional regulator, whose product MAQSVGIKDVARAAGVSVGTVSNVINRPDTVAGETRARVLSAIDRLGYVRSESARQLRAGRSRIMGLLVLDMGNPFFVDVARGAERAARDAGLGVMICNSAQNAAEEAEYLSLFAEQRVRGVLLTPADATGRNIAVFRRHGIPFVLVDRVAEGTTECSVSVDDVAGGALAVRHLVDAGHRSIAYVSGPPGLNQVRDRRTGALSALAEAGLGPDALRELPTDRLDVAAGRDAGARLLGLADRPTAVFCANDLLALGVLQAMYAAGVVVPDDLAIVGYDDIEFAAAAAVPLTSVRQPAVTMGALAAELLLEETEEQGRATGHQHRRVVLQPELVVRRSSLVAR is encoded by the coding sequence ATGGCCCAGTCGGTGGGTATCAAGGACGTCGCCCGCGCCGCCGGAGTCTCCGTGGGCACGGTGTCGAACGTCATCAACCGCCCGGACACCGTGGCCGGCGAGACCCGTGCACGGGTGCTGTCCGCGATCGACCGGCTCGGTTACGTCCGCAGCGAGTCCGCGCGCCAGCTCCGCGCGGGCCGCAGCCGGATCATGGGCCTGCTCGTGCTGGACATGGGCAACCCGTTCTTCGTGGACGTGGCTCGCGGCGCCGAGCGGGCCGCCCGGGACGCCGGACTCGGCGTGATGATCTGCAACAGCGCCCAGAACGCGGCCGAGGAGGCCGAGTACCTGTCCCTGTTCGCCGAACAGCGCGTCCGCGGCGTGCTGCTGACCCCGGCCGACGCCACCGGCCGGAACATCGCGGTGTTCCGCCGGCACGGCATCCCCTTCGTGCTGGTCGACCGGGTCGCCGAGGGCACCACCGAGTGCTCGGTGTCCGTCGACGACGTGGCCGGCGGGGCCCTCGCGGTCCGCCACCTCGTGGACGCCGGGCACCGTTCGATCGCCTACGTCAGCGGACCGCCCGGCCTCAACCAGGTGCGCGACCGCCGCACCGGCGCGCTGAGCGCGCTCGCCGAGGCCGGCCTCGGCCCCGACGCGCTGCGCGAACTGCCCACCGACCGCCTCGACGTGGCCGCCGGCCGGGACGCGGGCGCGCGCCTGCTCGGCCTGGCCGACCGGCCCACCGCCGTGTTCTGCGCCAACGACCTGCTCGCCCTCGGCGTGCTCCAGGCCATGTACGCGGCCGGTGTGGTGGTCCCGGACGACCTGGCGATCGTCGGCTACGACGACATCGAGTTCGCCGCGGCCGCCGCCGTACCGCTGACCTCCGTGCGCCAGCCCGCCGTGACCATGGGCGCCCTGGCCGCCGAACTCCTGCTGGAGGAGACCGAGGAGCAGGGCCGGGCCACCGGGCACCAGCACCGCCGCGTGGTGCTCCAGCCCGAGCTGGTCGTGCGCCGCTCCAGCCTCGTCGCCCGCTGA